taacgagtgtaacgaattgctttactgcattcaaatacacatacacgccaggcaccggctagaacaaggtagcgatggagtttctcagacattcgtcatgacagagcttgcgaaaaagaagcaaaaaccgagaaaacagtaaggaatatGCTAATTCTGCAGTTTACCTTTAAGTCTTTAGTAGCAGCACTGTTGAAGACAATTACCGGTACAAATGTGTTATATTTCTAATATCCAACCATTAATATAGGAATCTTTgagtaaaaaaaagttgttcAAATTTTGATTTATCTCACAGTAATACCTTACTATTAGTCTTGAGAGGGCAAAATGGCACTTGAATATTATTTTGAGCTTTCTCTCTCACGTTATTGAAATGTTACAGGTGAAGAAATGTGCCTTTGGACGGGGATGGACAGTGTGGGTGGTAATGCAGCCAAATGCAAAAGATAAATGCAAAAAAGCACTCTTATCTGACTAACGGAAAAACTAAAGTTTGCACATCATAGCTCTTCCTGAGGTAACTCCTAGAATGACTGTTGTTACAGTAAGAAGTGCATTAAAAATGACAAATGTAAGGTAAAGTCTATTTATTTGTGTAGTATGAGTCTATGTTAGGATTAAATTGAAATGTAATGTCATGGAACTTGCCAAAATGTTACCCGAAAAATGCacatagaaataaaaaatcagtaTTTTAATATGACTTGTTGTATATACTGTGTATCATTTATATTGTATCATGAAGTGTCACCGACCACAAACTGCATGGTTAAACTGCAGGTGTTTCCCTGAGCATCTTATCTCTGCTGTCCACATAGAGTCTTTCACAGCAGCGCTGAGCTAGTGCACACACAAGAAACTATAACAGCCAGAGAATACAAGAGTACACTCACATTCTGTATAATGGGCAGAttttacccacaatgcacctctGCTGCCACACAGACTGTCCTGAGAActagggagacagagaaaaaggaaaaaaaggaatagacagagagagagagagagaggccgagCGAGTCAGGACTACACTTCTAGCAGTCTAAAAATAACCTGCACCACGACAGTCGATGCAAGCCAGAGGACTCTCATTCACTTGTGCTTCTTCCCTCGAGCTACTTACATCTTGCAGATTCTTcgaaattattaaattattgaGGTGATGATTCTATCGGTTAAATTGATAGCCAAGCTAGTCAGTTTCCTTGTTTGTACAGAAAAACTGAGGGAAAGAAgaagagtgaaagaaaaaaaaaaaagaaagaaagacagacagcttAAGACCCACACAGACAGGAGGGAAGGACTGGGTCTTCTTTTATTTCCCAGCATGCTCCTTTCTCTGTGGTGGCGGGCCTAGCTGCTTGCTCATTGGCAGGCGGCCGGGCTGGAATCCTCTAAGCTGGCAGTAGTGAGATTAGCAGAGCAGAGGCTGATCCTGAGCCCAGCGCTGGCGCACCAAAGCCCAGCTAGCGCGACCAGACAGCAGACTGACTGACCAAGGCTGAGACAGAGGCAGCGAGGTATccatggaccctttcaacaataaaaacaaaaacaatgcttgaacgttctatttgggccccaatctacttcctctgcattaagataacatatggaatgttaaaaaggaagtcttgtggggccaactatgatgctgataatggaactctcttgaaagggtccatatggaATGGGTGTGTTGTGTATGCCATCTGTCCATTGTTTACTCACTtattcattcgttcattcatttGTATATCcctaaacaacataaatgtgATATTTGTTCTGTCCCTCTTGTGTGTCCATCATTTACTCACACATTCACCCTATTAAATATGCATTCCTTCCTATAAAtctcatctatccatccatccatccattctttcattcattcattcatctgtttaattatttttcattctattttatatatgtttgttgttgttgttttgccaGGCCTTCTGAACACCACAGTCCCCATCCCTCCACTCATATAGTGCTGTGCTGTTTGTGGCATGAACTGCAGCTCCATCTAATCCTCAGGATCAGACAGGGTAATCAGCAGCGCTACACAGCGCTCCAGCCACCAGCGTTAatgataaaaacacacacacacactgttgctgtCCCTGGGGGCAACAGAATCCTCTCAGGCAAGAacgagagggaggaggggagggggtcatGGGGCAACTGTTCAACAACAATGTTGTTTTCATATCTGAATGTTCTCGAGTTGCCTTCTATCCTCACACACTGTGtaaatatttgtaaatataTACTATTTACTAATTAAAATGTAATACTACTTTTATCAATGCATATAAATGTATATgatattttgaattttattttaattttattcaaatattatatatttgtgtATAGAAATTGTAGTTCTTCCACTGCATTTACGGTAGTTCTCTGTAATACAGtttgataaagaaaaaaacatcttgTGTCAAAGTCAACATTTTTAGACAATAAGTTTTACTTTGTGTGGTACTCTTAATTTCCTCTGGACTCTCAGAACGAATTCAGTCTGAAGTAGTGGCTGCGGTCCTGCTCACCCGGCAAAGGTAGGCTGTCTGTGACTGGGGACGTAGAGGACCTGACTCATGGGAGAGGTCCCTGatattaccctggaaatccagagttctcgcgggaGCActatttgaatttgctcagcgaggATTTGGGTCTAGATTTCCAGGCTACCCTGATCTAAGGATGACACAATAAGCATGTCTCAATTGGTCAGTCAAACATGATTGATGATTGACTTCCAAAACAGTTGATTTGATTGGTCAGTCAAACACAGTAGACCAGTAGAACACAGAACATTTTCTTATAAATAGGTTaacatatatctatatatctatctatatatctatctctctctctctctctctatatatatatatatatatatatatatatatatatatatatatatatatatatatatatatatatatgattgaTGTGCATCTCACCACTACAAACTATTATACCAGGcgaacaaaaaataaactggCAGCAGACACCACAAGTGAATGTCCATCTGCATCACAAAGAGGAGAGATAAGTGAGTTTCCCAAAACAATCTGGTATCATAATGGGAACACAACATCCCATTGTCATGTGTCCAGGATCTGTTGGGCATCATCCGCCTTTAATCCAGAGCAGATGTCAAAATACCACATGCCAGGGCCAGTATAGATGGCGGAGATGCGGCTGTAGCCACGCAGCGTCTGTGGcaaacattagcctacacacgtttttatttttcatttcccAAATAGCTCAGCTTCAGCAGAAGCTCTTGCagtgaaagtggtcagacgTTCAGAGCCATACGAGGGGGGGGCTTCTAAATGATCTCGCAGAACACtttgaaaataaaggaaaattATGCAGTCAGTTTAAATTCTAGACACAGAATGCATACAATGTATAAGTGTGCTGTTGCCATGAAACTTTtcattgtgtaggctatgtgtgtgtttgtgtgtgtgtgtgtgtgtgtgtgttggaggggagGCATTGGCCTGATGTCCTGTAATTGAGTTACGTGTTAGTCCAGGAGAAAATGGCTCAGGAGATCAAAGGAGACAGATGTGGCTGGCGAGAAGACTACAGAACACCAGGAACACGGCTGGGAAGTATCAGTGCCCTGCCCATAAACCAGCTCAGCATCTGAGAGATGTCACACGGAAAAAAATGACATACTGTGATGAGAATGAAATGTAAAAGTATTCATTCATCATCTTATTTACTTACTAGACTTTACTTGATTTACTGTAAAACATGTCGAGATTAAAGGACTTTTTTGTTCACCAAACCCAGCGCTTTCGTTGTGAATGCGCCACAAGCTGTTCTAGACCAAATTAAGTGAACACATAGTCTATGGGTGAAGTTGTGACGAAATTGGAATGAAGTGCTTGTCAACAGATGTTGCATGGCAACATGTCAATAGTGACCTAAAGAAAAGTTTCATGAATGCAAAACTACAGTTAGCTAGGTTACCCCACTCAGATCCCTAGCCTACTGCAGCCATGCACCAACATGCGGAGATATGTTTACCGCGCAAAAAGAAGGTCTACGACTACGTCCAGTGAGTATAATCATAGAAATGGAACTCAATCATTAGGCTAATGCGATtaatgatatttaaattatccGGTCATTTTAAATATTATCTCCTTGACCAATCTGTTGGATATCTGGCCAGTTCGTTTGTTCAATTAGACAAACGATTGCGTAAGTGGTCCTTAATCAGAAGCAGGATGCCAGAGAACAAATGTTTTCCGTCTGTTGCAGCCCCAACACTTTCAGGATATTCGATGAGAACGTACCCGACATAATTCCACCTGATAAGGTTTCCCAAGATAACAAATATGCCACACGATCTCCAGAAGAGAGCCAACTTCTCAAGACGCACAATGTACCGCATCCATACAATGCTAAGTTCATTCGAACCAACGTCAGATTCCTGAATGCACCCGTTGTTCACATGGAGACGGACAACACAAAGGACGAACAGGTGTTTTCAGTGTTCGCtggcatgcagacagacagacagatagacagatacagTGCTAAGTATAAGTGAatacacccatgctaaagttgactaaaaagagggattaaaaaaaatatcttttggaaattgatcttcgTGCATTAAAAATCGGGTATTTTGTGTGACACTGTAATCACTATGTGCCatgaaatgtacagtaaattcctattaaaatagccccacatcatcacatacccttcaccatacctagagattggcatggttttatttcagttagcgtaatagctggtttgatttgcattgagagatttTGCATTGAAAGTGTCCTTAAATTtaggatttttcctcatttttttaaattaaggctttaagatcaatttccaaaagattattattttttattcctctttttagtcatctttagcaTGGGTGTATCCACTTATGCTTAGCACTGAGATTACTGTAATAGAACAAAAGaaagatatagatagatagatagataggctacacagcgtcccaactttttctgatttggggttttATGTCACATTTAagatttttgtattatttaaccAGTAAAAGTAGTAGCCTGATATATGTATTTATACTGATTAGTTTAAATGGTGGGCTACTGAGAGTGTGGACAGTGAAAGGCCCAAGGCCCCATACTGCGTGGACACCACCCAGAGGACTGACTACCAGCCCACCCCGCCTTCCCAAGCCACTCGAGCCAAAGATGAGCGAGGCAGAACCTTCGCCTCCGCCATTAGTAAgcctctttctttgtctctcttatcactctgggctgcggctgaagtgcccttgagcaaggcacctaacccctcactgctccccgagcgctcccgttgtagcaggcagctcactgtaccgggattagtgtgtgcttcacctcactgtgtgctgtttgtgtttcactaattcaccgattgggttaaattcagagaccaaatttccctcacggaatcaaaaaagtatatatactctttctctctctcttatcactctccctgtctctctgtctttcattggTTCTCCCTCTGTTCCCCTTTTTTAGCTGTGAATGTGTCATGGAATGTGTCTAGTCCGTATGTCTGTATGGAAATATTGTCTCCCCGCCTACACTagtttgtgtctttgtgcttgtgcatgcgtgtgtgtgtgtgtttgtgtgtatctgtgtgtgtgtgagagagagagagaatggtggggggctagtttgtgtgtgtggtgtgtgtgtgtgtgagagagagagtttgtgtgtgtgtgtgtgtgtgtgtgtgtgtgtgagagagagagagagataaactaTAAATAACTGTATTATCCTCCATCAGTATCTCTCACACAGCTTTTAGTCACCAGAAGCATGTTAAGAGCTTAtaatgtaacgttaatgtatatTCAGCCGTGTTACTTGAGTAGTTATGTAGTATAACAAAACACGGAGGGATCAGTGCAGTGGTATGACAGCACAGCATTCTGTTTTCATCGCATTCCCAACATCAAACAACAAACAGCAAATCTTATAAGTCTCCTGTACATGTGAAatgtttattgtacagtattTCATCCACAAATTGCAGTTGTTTGGGGGAAGCTGCAGAAGTCATGTTAATCTGTTTGTAAAGGTTTAGAAATCCATCCAATTGTGTTTAGAAATCCATCCATTTCGttaacaattttttttatttttttattgtcgTCACATTACTATTTGTAGAGCAAAAAGCAAAGGTGTGTGCTGGTGCTGACACTGAAGGAAGTAACATTCCTCCATGAAGTAACATTCACACAGGTTTTGACTGGTCAGAGTTTCACATAACTGGTTTGACTCAAAGGGATGCTCTTTGTTGGTGTGTCTCTAGtcccaacactgtgtgtgtgtgtgtgtgtgtgtgtgtgtgtgt
This window of the Alosa alosa isolate M-15738 ecotype Scorff River chromosome 7, AALO_Geno_1.1, whole genome shotgun sequence genome carries:
- the LOC125298514 gene encoding uncharacterized protein LOC125298514; the protein is MHQHAEICLPRKKKVYDYVHPNTFRIFDENVPDIIPPDKVSQDNKYATRSPEESQLLKTHNVPHPYNAKFIRTNVRFLNAPVVHMETDNTKDEQFKWWATESVDSERPKAPYCVDTTQRTDYQPTPPSQATRAKDERGRTFASAIIPTLDPLGQPKTLLEHISFTHQYDSRKLLNQPYQGGKHGTFAWTELNRDHRARDLPAGRVSNQPLQTPTLKILPTGTSPPSPPPPLHQPSLTRRVETTGWGRGGGVTEGPRPRRVELAQAETGEASGLERSQQ